One genomic segment of Fusobacterium nucleatum includes these proteins:
- a CDS encoding OmpA family protein encodes MKNKKIIASCMLALSLVGCTGFEAGNGGYTAGGAAGGAAVGALAGQIIGKDTKGTLIGAAVGSLLGMGWGAYRDNQERELKAKLQGTQAQVRKDGNALVINLPGGVTFASDSANISSGFYSALNGIAQSLNNYPETRIQVNGYTDNTGGNAHNQELSQRRANSVAQYLIAQGVSSSRIVANGFGSSNPIASNSTPDGRLQNRRVEIKILPAQ; translated from the coding sequence ATGAAAAATAAAAAAATAATTGCAAGTTGTATGTTAGCTTTATCATTAGTTGGATGTACTGGCTTTGAAGCAGGTAATGGTGGATATACAGCTGGTGGAGCCGCTGGTGGAGCTGCTGTTGGGGCTTTAGCAGGTCAAATAATTGGAAAGGATACAAAAGGAACTTTAATTGGTGCTGCTGTTGGTTCTCTACTAGGAATGGGTTGGGGAGCTTACAGAGATAATCAAGAAAGAGAATTAAAAGCTAAACTTCAAGGTACACAAGCACAGGTTAGAAAAGATGGAAATGCATTAGTTATAAATCTTCCAGGAGGAGTAACTTTTGCAAGTGACAGTGCAAATATATCTTCTGGTTTCTATTCAGCACTTAATGGAATTGCTCAATCTTTAAATAATTATCCAGAAACTAGAATACAAGTAAATGGATATACAGATAATACTGGTGGAAATGCTCATAACCAAGAATTATCTCAAAGAAGAGCAAATTCAGTTGCACAATATCTTATAGCACAAGGTGTTTCATCTAGTAGAATAGTTGCAAATGGTTTTGGAAGTTCAAATCCCATAGCTTCTAACTCAACACCAGATGGAAGATTACAAAATAGAAGAGTTGAAATAAAAATATTACCAGCTCAATAA
- a CDS encoding lysophospholipid acyltransferase family protein: MEENKKYRILGTLLYYVLRIISSTLKIEITNKYGIDMQKPHIYGFWHSKLFITPIFFRNVEKKLAMSSPTKDGELISVPLEKMGYILVRGSSDKNQISSTISLLKYLKKGYSIGTPLDGPKGPKEKPKKGLLYLSQKTSIPLVPVGISYSKKWILKKTWDKFEIPKPFSKVKIFLGEPILINEEEDLDKYIEIVKNGINSLNNQIEF; this comes from the coding sequence ATGGAAGAGAATAAAAAATATAGAATTTTAGGAACATTACTTTATTATGTGTTAAGAATAATATCTTCTACTTTAAAAATAGAAATTACAAATAAATATGGAATTGACATGCAGAAACCTCATATATATGGCTTTTGGCATAGTAAACTTTTTATAACTCCAATATTTTTTAGAAATGTAGAAAAAAAACTTGCAATGTCAAGTCCAACAAAAGATGGAGAATTAATTTCTGTTCCTCTTGAAAAAATGGGCTATATTTTAGTAAGAGGTTCATCTGATAAAAATCAAATTTCAAGTACAATATCACTTTTAAAATATCTTAAAAAAGGCTATTCAATAGGAACACCATTAGACGGACCAAAGGGTCCAAAAGAAAAGCCTAAAAAAGGTCTTCTATATCTATCTCAAAAAACTTCTATACCACTTGTTCCAGTGGGAATTTCATATAGTAAAAAGTGGATATTGAAAAAGACTTGGGATAAATTTGAGATACCTAAGCCTTTTTCAAAGGTAAAAATCTTTTTAGGTGAACCAATATTAATTAATGAAGAAGAAGATTTAGATAAATATATAGAAATTGTAAAAAATGGAATTAACAGTTTAAATAATCAGATAGAATTTTAA
- a CDS encoding TetR/AcrR family transcriptional regulator produces MNSDIDKKYLILEKAKDMIITESYSSLSISKLTSELNISKGSFYTYFPSKDKMLSEILDEYIKNIIIFKNNLLENSKNIDECLDYYINSILSLTDEELKLELVITNLKRNYEVFNEENFKKLKIIACTMIDFVKEVLNKYKNDINIDEKDIEKCSKMIFSIAEVFLIMENVDFNSDRFSFKTLNEVKKMYRSDEMKEHLEFIKKSIKKILY; encoded by the coding sequence ATGAACTCTGATATAGATAAAAAATATTTAATTTTAGAAAAAGCAAAAGATATGATAATAACTGAGAGTTATAGTAGTCTATCTATAAGTAAATTGACATCAGAACTTAATATATCTAAGGGAAGTTTCTATACTTACTTTCCTTCAAAAGATAAGATGTTAAGTGAAATTTTAGATGAGTATATTAAAAACATAATAATTTTTAAAAACAATTTATTAGAAAATTCAAAAAATATAGATGAATGTTTAGATTACTATATAAATTCTATATTAAGTTTAACTGATGAGGAATTAAAACTAGAATTAGTAATAACAAATTTAAAAAGAAATTATGAAGTTTTTAATGAAGAAAATTTTAAAAAATTAAAGATAATTGCTTGTACTATGATAGATTTTGTAAAAGAAGTTCTAAATAAATATAAAAATGATATAAATATTGATGAAAAAGATATAGAAAAATGTTCTAAAATGATATTTAGTATAGCTGAGGTATTTCTTATAATGGAAAATGTTGATTTTAATAGTGATAGATTTTCATTTAAAACATTGAATGAAGTTAAAAAAATGTATAGAAGTGACGAGATGAAAGAGCATCTTGAATTTATAAAAAAAAGTATAAAAAAAATTTTATATTAA
- the galU gene encoding UTP--glucose-1-phosphate uridylyltransferase GalU: MKKVTKAIIPAAGLGTRVLPATKALPKEMLTIVDKPSLQYIVEELVSSGITDIVIITGRNKNSIEDHFDFSYELENTLKNDNKLDLLEKVSHISNIANIYYVRQNMPLGLGHAVLKAKSFIGDDPFVIALGDDIIYNPEKPVTKQMIEKYEIYGKSIIGCQEVAKEDVSKYGIAKLGHKFDEATYQMLDFLEKPSVNEAPSRTACLGRYLLSGKVFKYLEETKPGKNGEIQLTDGILAMMRDNEEVLAYDFIGKRYDIGSKFGLLRANIEFGLRNEETKEDIKEYLKKLDIEKI; the protein is encoded by the coding sequence ATGAAAAAAGTTACTAAGGCTATTATTCCTGCTGCTGGTTTAGGAACAAGAGTTTTACCAGCAACAAAGGCACTGCCAAAGGAAATGCTTACAATAGTTGATAAACCATCTTTACAGTATATAGTTGAAGAATTAGTTTCCTCAGGAATAACTGATATTGTAATAATAACTGGGAGAAATAAAAATTCAATAGAAGATCATTTTGATTTTTCTTATGAGTTAGAAAATACTTTAAAAAATGATAATAAATTAGATTTATTAGAAAAGGTTTCACATATATCAAATATTGCAAATATCTATTATGTAAGACAAAATATGCCACTTGGTTTAGGACATGCAGTATTAAAAGCTAAGTCTTTTATTGGTGATGACCCCTTTGTTATTGCCTTAGGAGATGACATCATATATAATCCTGAAAAACCAGTTACTAAACAAATGATTGAAAAATATGAAATTTATGGAAAAAGTATAATAGGTTGTCAAGAAGTGGCAAAAGAGGATGTTTCTAAATATGGTATAGCAAAATTAGGACATAAGTTTGATGAAGCTACTTATCAGATGTTAGATTTTTTAGAAAAGCCTTCTGTAAATGAAGCTCCTTCAAGAACAGCTTGTTTAGGAAGGTATTTGCTTTCAGGGAAAGTATTTAAATATTTAGAGGAAACAAAACCTGGAAAAAATGGAGAAATCCAATTAACAGATGGAATACTTGCTATGATGAGAGATAATGAAGAAGTTTTAGCATATGATTTTATTGGCAAAAGATATGATATAGGAAGTAAATTTGGATTACTTAGAGCTAATATTGAATTTGGTCTTAGAAATGAAGAAACAAAAGAAGATATAAAAGAATATTTAAAAAAATTGGATATAGAAAAAATATAA
- the sppA gene encoding signal peptide peptidase SppA, protein MKILHYLKRFILFVIKEILSFFIKLFLFLFVIGVIISAIIKNFEEKPTVAIKNKAYVLINLADSYNERLLKSNLFEDDSISFYTLLESIESASYDDRVEGIILKLNGDSLSYAQSEELAHEISMARAANKKIIAYFENVGRKNYYLASYANEIYMPSANSTNVNIYPYFREEFYIKDLADKFGVKFNIIHVGDYKSYMENLASNTMSKEAKEDIVRVLDKNYNNFLDVVSLNRKINRDDLDKIIKDGELVAASSIDLMNNNLIDKYVYWDNVISMVGGKDKVITIQEYAKNYYKEGSMSDSNNIIYVVPLEGDIVESQTEVFAGEENINVSETLEKLNIAKENNKIKAVVLRVNSPGGSALTSDIIAEKVKELAEEKPVYVSMSSVAASGGYYISTNAHKIFVDRNTITGSIGVVSILPDFSKLITDNGVNIEKIFDGEYSDLYSADSFTEKKYNKIYNSNLKVYEDFLNVVSKGRRIDKEKLKTIAEGRIWTGDEAIKIGLADEIGGLNETIYAIAEDNNMDEYAIVIAKDKLELGNIYKKYSRYIKMNAKDLVKEKIFKDYLYNKPVTYLPYDVLD, encoded by the coding sequence ATGAAAATTTTACACTATCTAAAAAGATTTATATTGTTTGTGATAAAAGAAATTTTATCATTTTTTATAAAACTATTTCTGTTTTTATTTGTTATTGGAGTTATTATAAGTGCCATTATCAAAAATTTTGAGGAAAAACCAACAGTAGCTATAAAAAATAAAGCCTATGTTTTGATAAATCTTGCAGATAGTTATAATGAAAGGTTATTAAAATCAAATTTATTTGAAGATGATTCTATAAGTTTCTATACTTTATTAGAAAGTATAGAAAGTGCATCTTATGATGATAGGGTTGAAGGAATTATTTTAAAATTAAATGGTGATTCTTTAAGTTATGCTCAAAGTGAAGAGTTAGCACATGAGATATCAATGGCAAGAGCAGCTAATAAGAAAATAATTGCTTACTTTGAAAATGTTGGTAGAAAAAATTATTATTTAGCTTCCTATGCAAATGAAATATACATGCCAAGTGCTAATTCAACTAATGTTAATATATATCCATATTTTAGAGAGGAATTTTATATAAAAGACTTAGCTGATAAATTTGGTGTAAAATTTAATATTATCCATGTTGGAGATTATAAAAGTTATATGGAAAATCTTGCTAGTAATACAATGTCTAAGGAGGCAAAGGAAGATATTGTTAGGGTTTTAGATAAAAATTATAATAATTTTTTAGATGTAGTTTCGTTAAATAGAAAAATAAATAGAGATGATTTAGATAAAATAATAAAAGATGGAGAATTAGTTGCAGCTTCTTCTATTGACTTAATGAATAATAATTTAATTGATAAGTATGTTTACTGGGATAATGTTATTTCCATGGTTGGTGGAAAAGATAAAGTTATAACTATTCAAGAATATGCAAAAAATTATTATAAAGAAGGAAGTATGTCAGATTCTAACAATATTATATATGTGGTTCCTTTGGAGGGAGATATTGTTGAATCACAAACAGAAGTTTTTGCTGGTGAAGAAAATATAAATGTAAGTGAAACATTAGAAAAACTAAATATAGCAAAAGAAAATAACAAGATAAAAGCAGTTGTTTTAAGAGTAAATTCTCCTGGTGGTTCTGCATTAACATCAGATATAATAGCAGAAAAAGTTAAAGAATTAGCAGAAGAAAAACCTGTATATGTTTCAATGTCAAGTGTTGCAGCTTCTGGTGGTTATTATATCTCTACAAATGCACATAAAATTTTTGTAGATAGAAATACAATAACAGGTTCTATTGGAGTTGTAAGTATATTACCAGATTTTTCAAAATTAATAACAGATAATGGAGTTAATATAGAAAAAATATTTGATGGTGAGTACTCTGATTTATATTCGGCAGATAGTTTCACAGAAAAAAAATACAATAAGATATATAATTCAAACTTAAAAGTATATGAAGATTTCTTAAATGTTGTATCAAAAGGTAGAAGAATAGATAAAGAAAAATTAAAAACTATTGCAGAAGGTAGAATTTGGACAGGAGATGAAGCTATAAAAATAGGTTTAGCAGATGAAATTGGAGGATTGAATGAAACTATCTATGCAATAGCAGAAGACAATAATATGGATGAATACGCTATTGTAATAGCAAAAGATAAGCTTGAATTAGGAAATATTTATAAAAAATATTCAAGATATATTAAAATGAATGCAAAAGATTTAGTAAAAGAAAAGATTTTTAAAGATTATTTATATAATAAACCAGTGACATATTTACCTTATGATGTTTTAGATTAA
- a CDS encoding sirohydrochlorin cobaltochelatase encodes MSKKALFMVHFGTTHNDTKELTIDKMNKKFSDEFKDYNPFTAYTSRIVLKRLKDRGEVFSTPIRVLNSLADQGYEELLVQTSHVIPGIEYENLVREVNSFSSKFKSIKIGKPLLYYIDDYKKCVEALAEEYVPKNKEEALVLVCHGTDSPLATSYAMIEYVFDEYGYDNVFVVCTKAYPLMDTLLKKLKKNGIEEVRLAPFMFVAGEHAKNDMAVTYKEELEKNGFKVNQVILKGLGEFDAIQNIFLNHLKSAIEKDDEDIADFKKEYSAKYL; translated from the coding sequence ATGTCAAAAAAAGCATTATTTATGGTACATTTTGGAACTACTCATAATGATACAAAAGAACTTACAATAGATAAAATGAATAAAAAGTTTTCAGATGAATTTAAAGATTATAATCCATTTACAGCATATACATCAAGAATTGTTTTAAAAAGATTAAAAGATAGAGGAGAAGTTTTTAGTACACCAATTAGAGTATTAAATTCTTTGGCAGATCAAGGCTATGAAGAATTACTTGTTCAAACTTCTCATGTTATTCCAGGAATAGAATATGAAAATTTGGTAAGAGAAGTAAATTCTTTCTCTAGTAAATTTAAAAGTATAAAGATAGGGAAACCTCTTTTATACTATATTGATGACTACAAAAAATGTGTTGAAGCATTAGCAGAAGAATATGTACCTAAAAATAAAGAAGAAGCTCTTGTTTTAGTTTGTCATGGGACAGATTCCCCACTTGCTACAAGTTATGCTATGATAGAATATGTTTTTGATGAATATGGCTATGATAATGTTTTTGTAGTTTGTACAAAAGCTTATCCTTTGATGGATACTTTATTAAAAAAACTAAAAAAGAATGGTATTGAAGAAGTTAGACTCGCTCCATTTATGTTTGTTGCAGGAGAACATGCAAAAAATGATATGGCTGTAACATACAAGGAAGAACTTGAAAAAAATGGATTTAAAGTAAATCAAGTAATTTTAAAAGGTTTAGGAGAATTTGATGCAATTCAAAATATATTTTTAAATCACTTGAAGTCTGCCATTGAAAAAGATGATGAAGATATTGCTGATTTTAAAAAAGAATACAGTGCTAAATATCTATAA
- the metG gene encoding methionine--tRNA ligase, which translates to MKKNFFVSTPIYYVNGDPHVGSAYTTIAADVINRYNKAMGMDTHFVTGLDEHGQKVEQAAKQNGFTPQAWTDKMTPNFKDMWAALDIKYDDFIRTTEDRHKKAVKRILDIVNEKGDIYKGDYEGKYCVSCETFFPENQLNGSNKCPDCGKDLTVLKEESYFFKMSKYADALLKHIDDHPDFILPHSRRNEVISFIKQGLQDLSISRNTFTWGIPIDFAPGHITYVWFDALTNYITSAGFENDDKKFDKFWNNSRVVHLIGKDIIRFHAIIWPCMLLSAGIKLPDSIVAHGWWTSEGEKMSKSRGNVVNPYDEIKKYGVDAFRYYLLREANFGTDGDYSTKGIIGRLNSDLANDLGNLLNRTLGMYKKYFYGTIVSSSTSEAIDEEVKSMFDDMVKDVEKYMYLFEFSRALETIWKFISRLNKYIDETMPWALAKDEAKKGRLAAIMNILCEGLYKIAFLIAPYMPESAQKISNQLGIDKDITNLKFDDIKEWSIFKEGHKLGEASPIFPRIEIEKEEVVETKKELKIENPVDIKEFNKIEIKVVEILDVDKVEGADKLLKFKVFDGEFERQIISGLAKFYPDFKKLIGEKVLAVANLKFTKLKGEISQGMLLTTEDKNGVSLIKIDKTVQAGAIVS; encoded by the coding sequence ATGAAAAAGAATTTTTTTGTAAGTACACCAATATATTATGTAAATGGTGATCCTCATGTAGGAAGTGCCTATACAACAATAGCAGCAGATGTTATAAATAGATATAATAAAGCAATGGGAATGGATACACATTTTGTGACAGGACTTGATGAACATGGACAAAAAGTGGAACAAGCTGCTAAACAAAATGGTTTTACTCCACAAGCTTGGACAGATAAAATGACTCCTAATTTTAAAGATATGTGGGCTGCTTTAGATATTAAATATGATGATTTTATAAGAACAACAGAAGATAGACATAAAAAAGCAGTAAAAAGAATTTTAGATATTGTTAATGAAAAAGGTGATATATACAAAGGAGATTATGAAGGAAAATATTGTGTTTCTTGTGAAACTTTCTTCCCTGAAAATCAATTAAATGGAAGTAATAAATGTCCTGATTGTGGAAAAGACCTTACAGTTTTAAAAGAAGAATCCTATTTCTTTAAAATGTCAAAATATGCAGATGCTTTATTAAAACATATAGATGACCATCCCGATTTCATTTTACCTCATTCTCGTAGAAATGAAGTAATTTCTTTTATTAAACAAGGTTTACAAGATTTATCTATATCAAGAAATACATTCACTTGGGGAATCCCAATAGATTTTGCACCTGGACATATTACTTATGTCTGGTTTGATGCTTTAACAAATTACATCACATCAGCAGGTTTTGAAAATGATGATAAGAAATTTGATAAATTTTGGAATAATTCAAGAGTAGTTCATTTAATAGGAAAGGATATAATAAGATTTCATGCTATTATTTGGCCTTGTATGCTTTTATCAGCTGGAATTAAATTACCTGATAGTATAGTTGCTCATGGTTGGTGGACATCGGAGGGAGAAAAGATGTCTAAGTCAAGAGGTAATGTTGTAAATCCTTATGATGAAATTAAAAAATATGGAGTAGATGCTTTTAGATATTATCTTTTAAGAGAGGCTAACTTCGGAACTGATGGAGATTACTCTACAAAAGGTATAATAGGAAGATTAAATTCAGATTTAGCAAATGACTTAGGAAATTTATTAAATAGAACATTAGGAATGTATAAAAAATATTTCTATGGAACAATAGTTTCATCTTCAACTTCTGAAGCAATAGATGAAGAAGTTAAATCAATGTTTGATGATATGGTTAAAGATGTTGAAAAATATATGTATCTATTTGAATTTTCAAGAGCATTAGAAACTATTTGGAAATTTATTTCAAGACTAAATAAATATATAGATGAAACTATGCCTTGGGCTTTAGCAAAAGATGAAGCTAAAAAAGGTAGACTTGCTGCTATTATGAACATTTTATGTGAAGGACTATATAAAATAGCATTTTTAATAGCTCCATATATGCCAGAGTCTGCTCAAAAAATTTCAAATCAATTAGGTATAGACAAAGATATAACTAATTTAAAATTTGATGATATAAAAGAATGGAGTATTTTTAAAGAAGGACATAAGCTTGGAGAAGCAAGCCCAATATTCCCAAGAATTGAAATAGAAAAAGAAGAAGTTGTTGAAACTAAAAAAGAATTAAAAATAGAAAATCCAGTAGATATTAAAGAATTTAATAAAATTGAAATTAAAGTTGTTGAAATTTTAGATGTTGATAAGGTTGAAGGAGCTGATAAACTTCTTAAATTTAAAGTTTTTGATGGAGAATTTGAAAGACAAATAATTTCAGGACTAGCAAAATTTTACCCTGATTTTAAAAAATTAATTGGTGAAAAAGTTTTAGCGGTAGCTAACTTAAAATTTACTAAATTAAAGGGTGAAATATCACAAGGAATGTTACTTACCACAGAAGATAAAAATGGAGTTTCTTTAATAAAAATTGATAAAACTGTACAAGCAGGAGCTATTGTAAGTTAG
- a CDS encoding tetratricopeptide repeat protein has protein sequence MKKIINKKDEEFFENVEYFSEIIDRINDIQADNNYSDEEMNNDLDVALWRAFVYINLWSYKGYAKAEKILKKVENKGIKNPIWCYRYAVSIARLRKYKEALKYFLIGTEVDSTYPWNWLELGRLYYKFGELDKVYKCIEKGLELVPNDYEFLTLKDDVKNDRGYFYSINHYINEEVDKIEDRELDYSDDKEWEKFKKETHYGEKCL, from the coding sequence ATGAAAAAAATTATTAATAAGAAAGATGAAGAATTTTTTGAAAATGTAGAATATTTTAGTGAAATTATAGATAGAATAAATGATATTCAAGCTGATAATAATTATTCAGATGAAGAAATGAATAATGATTTAGATGTAGCTCTTTGGAGAGCTTTTGTATATATTAATTTATGGAGTTATAAAGGATATGCAAAGGCAGAAAAGATACTAAAAAAAGTGGAAAATAAAGGAATAAAAAATCCTATTTGGTGTTATAGATATGCAGTTTCCATTGCAAGACTTAGAAAATATAAAGAGGCTTTAAAATATTTTTTAATAGGAACAGAAGTTGATTCTACATATCCTTGGAACTGGTTAGAACTTGGCAGATTATATTATAAATTTGGAGAGCTTGATAAAGTTTATAAATGTATAGAAAAAGGTTTAGAACTTGTTCCAAATGATTATGAGTTTTTAACTTTAAAAGATGATGTAAAAAATGATAGAGGATATTTTTATTCTATAAATCACTATATAAATGAAGAGGTTGATAAAATAGAAGATAGAGAATTAGATTATAGTGATGATAAAGAGTGGGAAAAATTTAAAAAAGAAACTCATTATGGTGAAAAATGTCTTTAA
- a CDS encoding TolC family protein yields the protein MKKFLTVFLLMTNIVLARDLTLEQAIDLSLNNSKEMRISEKNLDISKLNVSKAFKNALPSVTYTGAYKVGEHERKILTQSERNYVNKKRGYTQNIKLTQPLFTGGTITAGIKGAKAYENIASYSFLQSKIKNRLDTIKIFSDIINAQRNLEALSYSEGILLKRYQKQEEQLKLRLITKTDVLQTEYSIEDIRAQMINIKNVIDTNMEKLYIRTGISKTEPLNLVPFDIPNNFSEKINLDNDLKQAINESLSAKVAEEQVKVASATRMAAVGDLLPQVSAFASYGTSERTTFERSYKDGEWTGGVQVSWKVFSFGSDLDNYRVAKLQEEQEELKETSTKENIEINVRSAYLNVLSLEKQIASQGKALEVAKVNFELNQEKYDAGLISTVDYLDFENTYRQARIAYNKVLLDYYYAFETYRSLLI from the coding sequence ATGAAAAAATTTTTAACAGTATTTCTTTTGATGACAAATATCGTCTTAGCTAGAGATTTAACTTTGGAGCAAGCAATAGATTTATCTTTAAATAATAGTAAAGAAATGAGAATATCTGAAAAAAATTTAGATATTTCAAAATTAAATGTGAGCAAGGCATTTAAAAATGCTTTACCTTCTGTAACATATACAGGTGCTTACAAAGTAGGAGAACACGAAAGAAAAATATTAACTCAAAGTGAAAGAAATTATGTTAACAAAAAAAGGGGATATACCCAAAACATAAAATTAACTCAACCTCTTTTTACAGGTGGAACTATTACAGCAGGTATTAAAGGTGCAAAAGCCTATGAAAATATTGCAAGTTATTCATTTTTACAAAGTAAAATTAAAAATAGACTTGATACAATAAAAATATTTTCTGACATCATAAATGCTCAAAGAAATTTAGAGGCTTTATCCTATTCAGAAGGAATTTTACTAAAAAGATATCAAAAACAAGAAGAACAATTAAAATTAAGACTTATAACAAAAACTGATGTTCTTCAAACAGAGTACTCAATAGAAGATATAAGAGCTCAAATGATAAATATAAAAAATGTTATAGATACCAATATGGAAAAATTATATATAAGAACAGGAATTAGTAAAACTGAACCTTTAAATTTAGTGCCTTTTGATATTCCTAATAATTTTTCTGAAAAAATAAATTTAGATAATGATTTAAAACAAGCTATAAATGAAAGTCTATCAGCTAAGGTTGCTGAAGAACAAGTAAAAGTTGCCTCAGCAACTAGAATGGCAGCTGTTGGAGATTTATTACCTCAAGTAAGTGCTTTTGCTTCTTATGGAACAAGTGAAAGAACAACATTTGAAAGAAGTTATAAAGATGGTGAGTGGACAGGTGGTGTTCAAGTGTCTTGGAAAGTATTTTCTTTTGGAAGCGATTTAGACAATTATAGAGTTGCAAAATTACAAGAAGAACAAGAAGAATTAAAAGAAACTTCTACAAAAGAAAATATTGAAATAAATGTAAGAAGTGCTTATCTTAATGTATTGAGTTTAGAAAAACAAATAGCTTCTCAAGGAAAAGCATTAGAGGTCGCAAAAGTTAATTTTGAACTTAATCAAGAAAAATATGATGCTGGACTTATCTCAACAGTTGATTATTTAGATTTTGAAAATACTTATAGACAAGCTAGAATAGCATATAATAAAGTTCTACTTGATTATTACTATGCTTTTGAAACATATAGATCACTATTAATATAA
- a CDS encoding YbaB/EbfC family nucleoid-associated protein, whose translation MVRKLKGTKTAGGNQADIVKQAQVMQQQMLEVQEQLKSKEVSSSVGGGAVSVKVNGQKELIEVKLSDEVLKDAANDKEMLEDLILTAVKDAMAKAEELAEGEMAKVTGGINIPGLF comes from the coding sequence ATGGTTAGAAAACTAAAAGGAACAAAAACAGCAGGAGGAAATCAAGCTGATATTGTTAAACAAGCACAAGTAATGCAACAACAGATGTTAGAAGTTCAAGAACAATTAAAATCAAAAGAAGTTAGTTCATCAGTTGGTGGAGGAGCCGTTTCAGTAAAAGTAAATGGGCAAAAAGAACTTATAGAAGTAAAATTATCTGATGAAGTATTAAAAGATGCTGCAAATGATAAAGAAATGTTAGAAGATTTAATACTTACAGCTGTTAAAGATGCAATGGCTAAGGCTGAGGAATTAGCTGAAGGAGAAATGGCAAAAGTAACAGGTGGAATAAATATTCCTGGTTTATTCTAA